DNA from Aggregatimonas sangjinii:
CTGGGCATCCGGGTCTTCCTGTGCTATCGTTATGGCGCTTACCGGTACCCGGTCGGGTTCCACCACCGTGACGGTCACCGTATCGGTCGCCTCGGGGTTCGAGAGCGAGGTAACGGTCACTATGGCCGTGCCAAGACCCACCGCGATACAGATGTTGTTCTCATCGATCAGTACCACATCGGGATTATCGGATACCAGGATAAAGCCTTGATCGCTCGCGTTGGGCGGGTCGAAGGTGATGTCGGGCGCCACCTCGTCGCCCAGTTGCAGCTCTATGGTATCGTCCTCGCCCAGGAAGATCGAGATGACCCGGATTACCTCCACCACGTTGAAGGACAGCGTTTCCCTGAGCTCCTGCCCGTTGCTGTCCCGCAGCACGAAGACCAGCTCTTGGGTACCGAGCTCCGAGGGCGTGAACATAAAGGGATAGGTACCGGGCGCTATCGCGGCATAGTCGCCGTCCAACGGATAGCCCTCTTCCTGTATCGGGGCAAGCGTACCCGAACCGGAGGCGAACTCCAGACGGGCCTCGTAGGTGACCTCCAGGGCCGTGTCCACCGGCTCGAACAACAAGAAGATATCGGCCGCCTTTCCCAGTTCGATCTCGGTGAGCTCGCTAGAGGCCTCCCAAAGGGCGGGGACGTTCTCCAGATCGTACGTTATCTCGATCTCCTCCGAAATCCCGAAATTGTCCGACCCGACGATCTTTACCCGGTGCTCCCCCACTTCGGTACCCATGTACAACAGCGAGGTCGTAAAAGGGGACTCTATAGGCTGGCCCTTTCCCGCCTCCAGACGGTTCCCTTCGACGTCCTCGAAGTAACCGTTGCCCTGCAGTATCTCATAGGAAATGGTGTACTCGTAGTTCTCCAGAATTGCCTCGGGCACTATGGTAAAGGTTGTGGGGAGGCCCTGGTTGACGAAGCCCTCGGAGGTATGCTCCTCGAGGATCTCGAACTCCACCTCGGTGATCAGCCCCACGTCCTTGGTACAGGCTAGCGCCACCAAGAACAGGCAACAAAGGGATACGGCTCTATCGAGGGACTTTTTCATTCGCAGTGTGGGACTGACGGTTAACGGTCTTCGTAATCAAAGGGTGCCCTGAACCGGCACCATCCGCTTAGATTAACGGTAGCACAAGATAAGGATTCGTACGTAATGTTAAAACCGATAATATACATTTTAATCCGGAATTCGGACAAAGGATTGTTTTAAGGGATGAAATGAGAAATTCGGCAATCGCCAAAATTGACCTAAGACTAAGGTAGGCTATCATAAGGTTCCCCGTTGAAAATAGTAGGGATATTCATGCTTTATATAGGACTATATCTTCTGAAAACAGTGCATATTTAGCGATGCACTAACTTAAAGGCGACTCTGAAATACAGAAAGAATAATTCGATTATTCCACATATCTAATTTTAGCAGATGATATTATAAAAGAAGAGTATGTTTATTTAAATTATTCAATCACATGGTTGTGCAGTATCCCTGACCTGAAAGCCGACATTTCGCATTTGGGTAGGTAATGACAAATTATTAGATACAGTAAAATTAAAATCGTAAAATTCACAGTTTGGTCTTTCCAAACCGACAAAGGTTCCAGATGAAGTCCCAGAGGATACAGTAAACAATTGAGAGCTTATAAATGAACCAGCACCATATTCAAAATCGGCTATGATATCGCCGCCATTTCGATTAAACTGCATTTGAAAGACAATACCCGCGTCAATGGCCGCCTGATTCGGGGTAATCCTAAACGTGATGTTGACTGATCCACTAACTGGACTGGAAACTGGGTCTATTGAAAAACTAAAATCTGGTGAGGGTGGTGCGCTTGCCTCCGCTAGCGTAATAGTCCAAACCTGAATGTCGCCATTTTGGGCAGTGACCGTATAAGATACCGGTACACTGAAATCTTGTGGGGAAATATCTTGAGGATTAATAGTAGCCCCCTCTGAAATGGTCAACGAGATTGGACTTGCATTCCTGCTCGAACCGAATTCGACTTCCCCAAGTACCGTGTGATTTAGTACATCAATAACGGGTGGGCCCGTTAGACGTGGGAAATTAAAGCTTAGGATATCGTTTCCACTTCTCAGGCTAACTGTTACCGTTCTAAATCTCTCAGCCACATTTCCAGCAGTATCACTTACAGTGTAAGTCACCAAATATGTGCCTGCTGTAGTCGTATCAACTGAACTATTGTCTATACTGATGTCATCATTGCTTAGAATTCCATCCACATCATCCTGGGCAGTTGCGCCTTCTTCGGTGTAGGGTTCGTTAACGAAAAGTTCAACAGGATCAAGTCCAATAAGTGAGATTTCGGGTGGCGTAGTATCCGAGGAGCCCGAGCCATTAACCGTTACAGTTACTCTAGCGATATTTGAACTCAGTTGACCATCTGAAACCCTGTAATCAATAGTTGTCTGCCGGCTCTCTCCATCATTCAAGTTTTCAAAATCCCCATTCGTATCAAAACTAAGCGCTCCCCCAGCGGAAATGGTAAAAAGTCCGCCGTTGGAACCGCCGATCGGCTGCCCAATATTCGCGCTACTTCCTGCAACCCAATCCACTGTTAAGTCGTCATTTTCACCATCGACATCATTGGTTAAAATTGGTCTATTTAAATTCCCTCCTTCGGCCACTTCAAAACTATCATTTCCAGCCACAGGTTCAGTATTTTCTGCTGTAACCGTTATTTGAGCAGTGGTTATGATACTATTATCATCCACTGATATAGCTGTAACGGTTGTGGTGCCCGCTTCCACTCCCCGAACCAGTCCATCGTTATCGACCGTCGCAGTATTAGGATTATCTGAGGACCATACTACCTCTTGATTGCTAGCGTTCGTCGGATCGAAAACCAACCCCAATTGGACCGTAGCCCCTTCCACTATCGATGCAGTACTCGGAGTTACGGATATTCCTATCAAAGGAATATCGGCAGGAGTTACGGTAATGCTCGCAGTTTGAGACGCACCGTTACCGTCAATAGCGTCAGCTATGATATTTACTGTCCCAACGGAAATTCCCCTTACTAGGCCGGTGCCATCTATCGTGGCAATATCCTCATCTTCTGAAAACCAATCCACGCCAGCTGCGGATGCATCGGCGGGCAGCGTTGTGCCATTCAATTGCAACTGTTCCCCGACCGCGAGAGTACCGCTGGGCGGATCAATCACTACGCTCGTTACAGGTATTTCAAGGAAATTCACGTCTATTATCGCCTCGGCCGCAATGTTGCTTCCATCGTTAGTGGTTGCCGTGATGATAGCACTGCCTTCTGCCTGTAGACCGGTAACATTCCCATTTTGATCGACACTAACGGCATCCGGATCGCTGGATTGCCATGTAAGTATTCGATTGGTCGCGTCGTTCGGGGTGATTTCCGTGGTGAGCCTTAATGTCTCGTCTACTTCCAAAAGATATTCACTGGGAACAATATTCAAGGCGGTAATCGATACAGGTGTTTGCGTGATGGTAATGGTAACCTGGCCGAAGTCTTCATTACCAGGATTACCATCGCTAACGGTGTATCCAAAACTGGCATCTCCCTGATACTCCCCTGAACTGGTAAAAACGAATGTTCGGCCATCGTTATCTTCCGAAAAAGAGCCGGCATTGTCAGGCTGTACACCTATTATTCCGGAAATAATCAGTTCGGCATTCGGGGTATCGACATCGGTGTCATTGGCGAGTACGTCGATACGCACACTCCCCCCCAATTCGACTGCTCCAACGTCGTCGACCGCAACGGGAGGTTGGTTTGCGGCCGCCGTGGTATTTACCGTCCATACTTGTTGTATCCCACTCTGCGAGATGACCGTATAGGTAACCGGAGCACTGAAATCGCGCGCTTGCGTTGTACTAGGTTCAATGGTCGCGTTGTTCGACGTCGTAAATTGCAATGGGACAACGTTCAGTTCGGTGCCATCGGTAACGTTTACCGTTACCGTATGATTTACAGTATCTATAGTTGAACTATTCTGAACCGGAAGTGAAAAAGCAATGATATCGTTCTCATCACTTCCCGTGGAAGGCAGGACGGTAACCGTAACGGTCCAGAATTTTTCCACTCCATTTTCAGCTGTTACGACATAAATGAATTGTTCGGTAAAATCCTGTGCTTCGGTGGCCACCGGAAATAGCATGGCATTTTCTGAAAGCGTTACCTCATTTGGTACTATCGATGTTAGGTCGATACCCTGGGGCACTTCAATAGCAACGGTAGCATTTTCATTATCAATGATGCTTGTACCCACCTGATTTGGTATGCTAAAGGAGATGATTTCATTCTCCGCATTGCTGTCAGCCGGCACAATGACAATGCGTATCGTCCAAATCTGCTCTTCTCCATTTTCAGCGGTAACCGTATAGGTTACAGGCCGACTAAAGTCTTGTATTTCGGTAATGTCCGGACTTACTGTTGCACCTTCGGAGACAGTAAAAATCTGTGGAATAACATTTAGTTCTGTACCTTCTAAAACGTTGACAAAAATGACATGGTCGTTGCGATTGATATCTGCATCTGTCTGAACAGGTAGGGCAAATGAAACAATATCATTTTCACCGCTACCCGCAGGTGGCGAGACCGTTACGTTCACCGTCCATAGCTGTGCCGTACCGTTGCCCGCCGTGACGGTATAGGTCTGTGCGGCGTTGAAATCGCGTACCTCCCCGATGCCCGGGTCGATTGTCGCTCCTCCCGAAATACTCAGTGCCGAGGGGGCGGTATTCAATTCGGTACCGTCGGTCACGTTCACCGTGATGGTATGGGTGTCCGCATCTATGGTCGAACTGTTCTGGATAGGCAGCGCAAAGGCCGTGATGTCGTTCCCGTCCTGCAGCGAACCGCCGCTGATGTTCACCTCTATCGTATCGACCACTCCGGGGTCAGATACCGAGGTGGCCGTTATCGTGACCGTTCCCGCCGCAAGGCCGGTCAAAAGTCCGTTCGCATCTATGGTGGCGACCGTATCGTCGCTCGAGGACCAGATGACACTGGCATCCGTGGCATCGGCGGGCAGTACCGTGGCGATCAATTGCCGTACCGCCCCCTGGGCATCCGGGTCTTCCTGTGCTATCGTTATGGCGCTTGCCGGTACCCGGTCGGGTTCCACCACCGTGACGGTCACCGTATCGGTCGCCTCGGGGTTCGAGAGCGAGGTAACGGTCACTATGGCCGTGCCAAGACCCACCGCGATACAGACGTTGTTCTCGTCGATCAGTACCACATCGGGATTATCGGATACCAGGATAAAGCCTTGATCGCTCGCGTTGGGCGGGTCGAAGGTGATGTCGGGCGCCACCTCGTCGCCCAGTTGCAGCTCTATGGTATCGTCCTCGCCCAGGAAGATCGAGATGACCCGGATTACCTCCACCACGTTGAAGGACAGCGTTTCCCTGAGCTCCTGCCCGTTGCTGTCCCGCAGCACGAAGACCAGCTCTTGGGTACCGAGCTCCGAGGGCGTGAACATAAAGGGATAGGTACCGGGCGCTATCGCGGCATAGTCGCCGTCCAACGGATAGCCCTCTTCCTGTATCGGGGCAAGCGTACCCGAACCGGAGGCGAACTCCAGACGGGCCTCGTAGGTGACCTCCAGGGCCGTGTCCACCGGCTCGAACAACAAGAAGATATCGGCCGCCTTTCCCAGTTCGATCTCGGTGAGCTCGCTAGAGGCCTCCCAAAGGGCGGGGACGTTCTCCAGATCGTACGTTATCTCGATCTCCTCCGAAATCCCGAAATTGTCCGACCCGACGATCTTTACCCGGTGCTCCCCCACTTCGGTACCCATGTACAACAGCGAGGTCGTAAAAGGGGACTCTATAGGCTGGCCCTTTCCCGCCTCCAGACGGTTCCCTTCGACGTCCTCGAAGTAACCGTTGCCCTGCAGTATCTCATAGGAAATGGTGTACTCGTAGTTCTCCAGAATTGCCTCGGGCACTATGGTAAAGGTTGTGGGGAGGCCCTGGTTGACGAAGCCCTCGGAGGTATGCTCCTCGAGGATCTCGAACTCCACCTCGGTGATCAGCCCCACATCCTTGGTACAGGCTAGCGCCACCAAGAACAGGCAACAAAGGGATACGGCTCTATCGAGGGACTTTTTCATTCGCAGTGTGGGACTGACTCATTAACGGTCTTCGTAATCAAAGGGTGCCCTGAACCGGCACCATCCGCTTAGATTAACGGTAGCACAAGATAAGGATTCGTACGTAATGTTAAAACCGATAACATACTTTTTAATCCGGAATTCGGACAAAGGAATGTTTTAAGGGACGAAAGGATGCGCACGGATTAATAATGAGGAAGAAGGGCAATAAAAAACTATTCCAAATAGTAGCGCAAACCGATACCTGAGTAGTTCGTGAACTTACCAAAGTCACTATTCGCATGATACGCTTCAGAAGTCTTTAGTACTAAGGAGAAGTACTCACTAATGATTATATCGTAATCGAGGCTCACGACGCCCCCGAAAATAAATTTACTTTTACCCGCTACGGAGACTATATTGGTAAGCTCAACTTGACCGTTATTAACAGATTCATAACCAACAAGGGCTCCACCACCGACGGACAAGCTTTGCTGAAGTATTCTACGACTTCGCAATGTCAACACCGTAAAAAAGTAAGAGTAACTACCGGTAACACTGAGATATGGAACGTCTACCTCTCCATTTTTAAAATTAGTATAAGTTCCGTTTAGGGCTATTTGCGTAAAAGACCTATCATTCAACATTGTATTGAAGGTAAACTCACCACCATACCCATCACCATAAATACCCCCGGTCAAAGTGGCAGTTTTTGAGTATTGGGCAGAGCTTACCACAGAAAAACCTAGTAGTAATAGAACGATGGTGTATTTTATACTTAGATTCAATTCGATGGGGAGTTTACTATTAAATTATCCATGGGCAGTACTACCCCATTATCACTACTTGCATCGGTCAACACTATGCTTACGGTCTCTTTGTTTCCAATTTCAAAATTTTTAAATACATACACTACTTCGTTAACACTTTGTGGATCGATGGTTTCCTGAAGATTAAAACTATAAAGAGGAGTGATTATTTTTTCTAATTGACCTACCCCTGTTCTTCTGAAAAACCCCAATCCTCCCACTGAAAATTCTTTTTTCGAATTATTCTCTATTTGTAAAATAAAATACTTTTCGTTTCTGTCAGTAAGGATATTATTCAACCGAAGTGCTATTTTTTTGTTCTTTCTAAAACTTCTTTTTAAAATGGTTTTCTGCAAATAATTGTTCTCGCAAAAAATACGGTAATACTCTTCACGGTCGGTATCGTACAAATCGTCATCTTCATTCTCTCGACTGTTATTCCCAGACGCTTGTTTTGGAACATCCTTATTCTGCTGCACCAAAGTATCCATAGAAGTATTATCCATATTCACCTGTGCTGTTGGCTTGTTATCCGTTGCTGTCGAAGAAGAAGTATCGGCTTCATTCGCTTGGGTAGCGTCCGAAGTATCGGTATCGACGGGAGCACTAGTATTATCAGTGATCTCCGGTGAATCGTTTTCCTCGGTTTTCCGATCCGCAACATCCGAAGCGCCAACTGTTTTGCCCGGATTGGTCTGGCTCACCGCCTGATCGATGGTAAGGATAAAATTGAATTTCTGAATTTCTTCCGAATAGCTAAGCGCAAAAGAATAGGCATACCCGTCTTCCGTAATTACTAAAAGATTGCTGGGCTTACCTTTACGGCCTTTGAGCAATCCTATTTGGGTATGGTCTTCGTATTCAAAATTAAAATTTACAGCGGGAGGAACTACTTTGGCTATGTTCGACGGAAAAAAAATCGTGGTGGTCACATTATCGTTGGCATTTATCGGAATGGCAGATTGCGCCTGTACAGCAAAGCATGCCAACAGCATACTTCCTAAAAAAACCACAAAGCAGGTAGGGAACGATTTCATAGGTGAGGCTTCTTTGCTGGCTTTAGACCATTTTAATTGACCAACGTCAGGCCTAATAACACAAACGACCAAAATACAAAATTATTAAATAATGACCCGAAACTTTTAAGTTATCGGTAAAGGGAGCGATTTCATGGATTTGTGAAGCCCTGCCTCCATTGAGGCACTATAAGGTTACAATACGGTGATCACTCTACAAGGGAATCCTTGTTTTCGGGTTGCATGATTCCAAATACTGGCCATTTATCTAAAATGGGCTTTCAAAAAATCCCGCGCATTCCCGAACATAAATTTATCCACTATCTCTTTGGCGCTCAACCTATTTTTGGGCTCTAATTTCTTTCCTTCAGGACTCTTCAGGAAATCATTTGCATGCTTCACTAAAAATTTGGGCAGTTTATCTAAATCCTTGGCGGCCCAAAAACCGGGCAAAGGGTCGATGATACCATCAAAATCGGTTCCCAAGCATTGAATATTCCACGCCTCCATTTTAAGTAAATTCAGATATTTGGCCATATGTTCTATTTGCTTCCAGATAAGTTTAGAGCTCTTGTTGCGGCCGGCCAACAAACCCATCACTTTTTTATGTGCAATACGCCGCTCATCCAATTGTATTCCAAAAATACCTTGTGAACGTGCGATTCTGAAAATCTCATCGTCGTAAAAATTGATAGTCGCATCATTGAAATCAGTATCGACCCGATTGTTATCGATCGGATTGTTACGACCATTGACGGCACCGTGGCTAACAATAAGCGGGATTTTACTAGCGTATTCCGATTTTACAATTTCGTAATACTCATAACGTGATTTCACATTCATATGTTTGACATCAATGAGAATGCGGTTCTTTTTATTATTGTCAAGCAAGGCGGAAAGTGCTTTTTTACCCAAAGATGTAATGCCCTGACTATTATCCACTTTTTGCTTGATAATAGCATCCACGAGTCCACCCATGCTCTTTTCGTGGCCGCAGAGTTCGTTATCGAAGTGATGTGCCAACCCTACGAAAAATGGACGAAAGGTCCAATTTTTTACGATTTTTATATTTTCGAGGACCTCTTTTTCGTCCGCTTTGGGCCGCCCCGCCAAGACCAAACCGGAATTGAAAACATGACAACCTTCGATGCTTGTAATCATGAAGATAGTAGGAATACCGTCAGCTTTCCACTGCTCGATTTCCTGATAACTTTTGACCATTTTATAACGGACTTTTTTGCCGTGTACAGTAACCGGTTTATTATCCAATTCTTTGTAAAATTCATATTCGTTATTTAAGTCTTCAAAATAGTCGGTCATTTTCTGAATATGACGGATGCGATCTATTCCGATACCAGTGGCGAGATTTCTGAACAAACGCCCAATGAATTTTACATCGCCCGTATCGTGAACCATTTGTTTTTCCATGGGGTATAGGGAAATGACGAGTATCCTGCCTTTGCCGCCATAAACCGATGTCAGGTCTGACTGGGTGAATTTGGTCAATGTCAAAAGATTATTGATTTTCTTACTGACCGGATTCACTCCTTTCCTATGATAAATGCTATTTCTTCTCATCCGATTGGGGCTGTTCCGTTTTTTAGTGCTTTTTTGATCGAAACTTCTTCCAAAGGGCTTTAGGGAGGGGTGGCAATGTAAATCGATATACACATTTTTCATACTTGCATATTAATAGAATAAAAATTCGAATAGTATCGAGGGCGGGGAAAAGGTCGTATCAATAGACCCTAGCGTGCGACGTCATGCTACAATTAGCGCGACATAACCAATATTGTAATGGGAGAATGATGTGAGGGAAATTCAGTGCTTGACTAGACTAAAGATATACATTTTTGACAAAAATAGTACTTGCGCTCCTAAAAAGATGCCGTTATTTTAATAATGTAGATATTTACCATGAACCGTATATCTTTTAAATATTACCGAACAAGTTAAAACTGTGCCATTTACTTTGTGTACGATGATTATCCTTTTTCTAAAACGCATGCTTTCCGACGCGTCATCTTCAAGAGGCAAAAACGTGAATCTATTTAAAAGACTGTATGGAAATGTCTCGCTTATTTTCTTAGGGCCTCTTTTTGCGCCTTATTTCGTTAAAATTTTTGACCGTAGCGCTGCTATGCTCAAAAATTTTGCCTCATAATGCATCAAAAATAGACCATAACAATTCTAACGACATATTTCCAAACAGTCTCTAAGTAAGAAATGATGTCGAATAAGAAGCATTGAAATTTTGCCAAACCCCAACCCTAAAAAAAGGCTTCAGATTGATGCGCAATAATACCGATTATTATGGCCTATTTTAAATATCTTTGCCGGTTTATAATTGACATCAATGCATACATCCAAATTTTTCGTTGCGCTCTTTCTACTAGTGTTTTGTTTATCTAATAGGGTCAGTTCGCAACTGGTGAACATCGAATCTCAACGAATGCAGAGCGACTCGGTGCGATTTGCGTTGAAAAGCGATTTGCTATTCAATTACAGTGACAACAATGGGAATTATATCATTCAAATCGGTTCGAACATCACGGCCCAATTGAAAGCCAAAGATTTAAAAAAAACATATTTTTTTATTGGGAACTATAACCTTATTCGGAGTAAGGACGAAGAATTCCAAAACTCATGGTTCCTTCATGTACGGTACAATCAAAAACTTTCTAAACTATTTCGTTTGGAGGCTTTTCTCCAAAATCAAAACAATACGCGCCTCACCATCACGAGCCGCAATTTAATCGGTGCAGGGATACGCTTAAAATTCATATCGACGGAAACGGGAAAGGCTTATTTTGGAAATTCCTATATGTACGAAATAGAGCAGATAAAAGAACCTAAGCAACAGTTTTACAACCATAGAAACAGTAGTTATTTGTCGCTATCACAGCATTTTAAGAGAACGAAGCTCGATTTGGTTGGCACGGTCTATTTTCAACCTCTATACAACAACATCGCCAACCATCGTGTTTTAGCACAGCTGAAGGCGGAATTACCCTTGGGCAAGCGATTGCGTTTTTCGGCTTTGTACAATTATTTTTATGCCAGTTTTCCTGAAAACGACACTTCGGACTATTCCTCGAATTTACAGCTTGGGCTAACTTTTCAAATATAAAATACCACACGACTCGTTTAATCTAGGCTGGCGACCTTGGGTTCCTCATAGGAAAGACGGTAAATAGCATCCCCAAAGTCATCGGAAATCAATAAGGAACCGTCTTTTAATTCTAATATGTCTACAGGTCTCCCGAACGCTTCTTGCGTTTCTTCATTGAGCCATCCGTCCAGAAAGGTATCGTAGCTTACGGCCTTGTTGTCTTGCAAGGTTACCGTTGAGATTTTATAACCTACTTTGGAGCTCCGGTTCCACGATCCATGTTCGGCGATAAAGGCCAATCCCTTATATTTTTCGGGGAACATGCCCCCCGTATAGAACTTGATTCCCAAAGGAGCTACATGGGCCCCTAACGCCTGAACGGGTGCTACAAAATCCGAACAGGGATGTTGGCTGCCGAACTCCGGGTCCGATACAGTGCCCCCATGACAAAACGGATAGCCAAAATGTTGGCCCGCTACTGTAACGCGATTTAGCTCACAAGGTGGAATGTCATCTCCGAGCATATCCCTGCCGTTGTCGGTAAACCATAATTCCTCCGTTTCCGGATGCCAGGTAAAGCCGACGGAGTTCCGTACGCCCTTTGCATAAATTTCCCTGTTCGTACCGTCCGGGTCCATTCGAGTGATGGTCGCGAAACGCTCGTCTTCCTTCGATTTATCACAAATATTGCAGGGTGCGCCTACTGGTACATATAATTTTCCGTCGGGACCGAAGGCAATATATTTCCAACCATGGTGAAACTCTGTCGGATAGTCGTCATAGACCACTTCCGGGGACTTTGGAGTACTTAACTGCTGTTCTATGTTGGGATACCGCAAAAGTCTACCCACCTCTGCAACATATAATGCGCCATCTTTGAAGGCCAGGCCGTTGGGCACCTTCAGAGTAGTGTCGAGAACAATCATTTTTTCCGCCCTAAAATCCCCATCCAAATCCTGAAGCGCGTAAACGGTATTCTCATTTCTCGTACCAACAAAAAGAGTTCCATTGTCGCCCATAGCCATTGAACGCGCTCCGTCTATACCCTCCGCAAAAACATCGATCTTAAATCCTTCGGGAAGATTTAAACTATCTATGGCCAGATTACCTTCATAGGGAGGTGCTTCTTTGGCAATGGGAACTTCAACAACCTCTTTTTTATCCTCTTTACAGGACGCAATAACAAGGCAAAGAAGTAATGCGAGTCCGCCTTTTCCGACTAATTTTTTCATACGATGATTCATTTTAAGAAGAATATAAAGATACTCAAGCCATTTTCACCCTCCAAGTACTGCTAACAATTTTAGCTAACCGTTTCGCCGTTTATGGTAGCTTCCACTGTAGAAATCGACATAGACGGACAATGACATTTCAGAACTATTCGTGCAGTTGATCGGTAAAACTTCTTAGCTTTAGCCGTTTCGGGCCTAGTCCTAGAGCTTACGGAGCCATTCTTGAGCTAAAACCCACAAATGAAGCAACTAAACCAGAAACTTTGCGGGGATATGGATATCAACCTTGAGCCCAGAAGATATAGAGACTGAGGCTTACATGAGTTGCACTTAATAATTCAAAACAACAATGCGTATGAAAATAGTTTGGAAAATCCTTTCCTACCTCTTGGCGGCATTCTTTATATACGCTGGCGTGCAGCACTTTATAAAGCCCGTATTCTATGAGCCATTTGTCCCCTATTTTCTGCCTTACAAATCCTTATTTGTCTATGCTTCTGGGGTTTTGGAAGTCTTATTCGGTGTTTTGGTATTCGTGCCGAGGTTTGCAAGAGTGGGTGCGACAGGTATATTACTATTATTGATTGCCTTTCTTCCGGTACATATCATGGACGTATTTGCGGAAACTCCGGCTATCGGAACGAAAACCGCGGCCTATATTCGACTTGCCGTTCAGTTTCTATTTATCGCATGGGCCTTAGGGGTACGAAAAAGTATCACAACCAAATAAACACTTATGATCGGCCCAGCTTACGTAAAGCGACCCATTGTTTCAGTTTTTCCCTCGAATCCGTTGCTGGGTAGCCAAGTACCGTCTTACCGGCAGGCACATCTGCCAATACTCCCGAACCGGCACCAACGACCGCCCCGGAATGTATGGTCGTATGGTCTTTGATGGAAGCGCTGCCCCCGATCATTACACCGTCGCCCAA
Protein-coding regions in this window:
- a CDS encoding MauE/DoxX family redox-associated membrane protein — translated: MKIVWKILSYLLAAFFIYAGVQHFIKPVFYEPFVPYFLPYKSLFVYASGVLEVLFGVLVFVPRFARVGATGILLLLIAFLPVHIMDVFAETPAIGTKTAAYIRLAVQFLFIAWALGVRKSITTK
- a CDS encoding PQQ-dependent sugar dehydrogenase, coding for MKKLVGKGGLALLLCLVIASCKEDKKEVVEVPIAKEAPPYEGNLAIDSLNLPEGFKIDVFAEGIDGARSMAMGDNGTLFVGTRNENTVYALQDLDGDFRAEKMIVLDTTLKVPNGLAFKDGALYVAEVGRLLRYPNIEQQLSTPKSPEVVYDDYPTEFHHGWKYIAFGPDGKLYVPVGAPCNICDKSKEDERFATITRMDPDGTNREIYAKGVRNSVGFTWHPETEELWFTDNGRDMLGDDIPPCELNRVTVAGQHFGYPFCHGGTVSDPEFGSQHPCSDFVAPVQALGAHVAPLGIKFYTGGMFPEKYKGLAFIAEHGSWNRSSKVGYKISTVTLQDNKAVSYDTFLDGWLNEETQEAFGRPVDILELKDGSLLISDDFGDAIYRLSYEEPKVASLD
- a CDS encoding DUF481 domain-containing protein, giving the protein MHTSKFFVALFLLVFCLSNRVSSQLVNIESQRMQSDSVRFALKSDLLFNYSDNNGNYIIQIGSNITAQLKAKDLKKTYFFIGNYNLIRSKDEEFQNSWFLHVRYNQKLSKLFRLEAFLQNQNNTRLTITSRNLIGAGIRLKFISTETGKAYFGNSYMYEIEQIKEPKQQFYNHRNSSYLSLSQHFKRTKLDLVGTVYFQPLYNNIANHRVLAQLKAELPLGKRLRFSALYNYFYASFPENDTSDYSSNLQLGLTFQI